The following are from one region of the Corylus avellana chromosome ca1, CavTom2PMs-1.0 genome:
- the LOC132167975 gene encoding uncharacterized protein LOC132167975, which produces MASLQANAATVPEETNQREEETTQESPVVVEEKQANTEVDVKPTESKTAEPDDVFFPDEEDNKLADQEGDEEDKAPIEEDLKFTEDIENEDQAEEDIENED; this is translated from the exons ATGGCTTCCCTCCag GCCAACGCTGCAACAGTTCCAGAGGAGACTAaccaaagagaagaagaaacaacACAGGAGTCTCCTGTTGTTGTTGAAGAAAAGCAGGCCAATACAGAAGTAGATGTCAAACCGACAGAGTCCAAGACAGCTGAACCTGATGACGTGTTTTTCCCTGATGAAGAAGATAATAAACTAGCTGATCAAGAAGGAGATGAAGAGGATAAAGCACCCATTGAGGAAGATTTGAAATTCACAGAGGATATAGAAAATGAAGATCAAGCAGAAGAGGATATCGAGAATGAAGATTAG
- the LOC132183973 gene encoding uncharacterized protein LOC132183973 isoform X1 translates to MEGSVEDLGAPESWEVADLDESMSRLILSSKKDSKPVQELSDSSASVSASSASVASNSVSAGGEDASDDVINQVDQFLREALQNPRERLSILRMEQDVEKFIRDPTQQQFEFPQLPTSYLRLAAHRVAQHYSLQSMVLLDNSLPDGTGSRIIVRKTSECRLPLIRLADIPINLPSEESGVIKVAIKQRPQKRSQTVNNANSNSLKSGNSKSVEERKEEYNRARARIFNSSNSISSVVSGKPENEPRLPENSQHGYLGIPRIEEKSVSAITDVNSSRGLIDSSTSSSRSARSRTEKEPPIGRNKPNSRVAIFRDREVDRKDPDYDRNYDRYLQRFDPGFGFNGGPYTMQPMYTPALNYNTEFPQLGSTHRPQISPEHQPRPLPQHLPGPWAGPSTPTGIGYGHPETMMTAFNPNHVSARSTSAIYLHSSQYPCQQPGMPFIHPHEQVHQPFSQSHQQQPDASFGLARPR, encoded by the exons ATGGAGGGCTCTGTGGAGGATCTCGGAGCCCCGGAGTCGTGGGAGGTCGCCGATTTGGACGAGTCCATGAGCCGCCTCATACTCTCCTCCAAGAAAGACTCCAAGCCGGTTCAAGAGCTGAGCGATAGCTCAGCTTCAGTTTCGGCTTCATCGGCTTCTGTTGCTTCGAATTCGGTTTCGGCCGGTGGTGAGGATGCCTCCGACGATGTAATCAATCAGGTCGATCAGTTCCTTCGAGAAGCTCTGCAGAATCCTCGTGAGCGCTTGTCAA TTTTACGGATGGAGCAAGATGTTGAAAAGTTTATTCGTGATCCTACTCAACAGCAATTTGAGTTCCCACAGCTGCCTACATCCTATTTACGGTTGGCTGCACACCGTGTGGCACAGCATTACTCGCTGCAGTCAATGGTTTTATTGGACAATAGTTTGCCTGACGGTACAGGTTCCAGAATTATTGTTCGCAAAACTTCTGAGTGCCGGCTTCCTCTGATTCGACTTGCAGATATCCCTATCAATTTACCATCAGAAGAGAGTGGTGTTATTAAGGTTGCAATCAAACAGAGACCACAGAAACGGTCACAGACTGTCAACAATGCAAATTCAAATTCTTTAAAGTCGGGCAATTCCAAAAGCGTCgaggaaagaaaagaggagtATAACAGGGCTCGTGCTAGAATATTTAACTCCAGTAATAGTATTAGCAGTGTTGTAAGTGGGAAACCGGAAAATGAACCAAGGCTGCCGGAGAATTCCCAGCATGGTTACTTGGGGATTCCGAGGATAGAAGAGAAATCTGTTTCGGCCATTACTGATGTAAATTCTAGTAGAGGTCTGATCGATTCTTCGACAAGTAGCAGTAGATCAGCTAGAAGTAGAACAGAGAAGGAGCCACCAATTGGTCGGAACAAACCAAATAGTAGGGTGGCTATATTTAGGGACCGTGAGGTTGATCGTAAGGATCCTGATTATGATCGGAATTATGACAG GTATTTGCAAAGATTTGATCCTGGGTTTGGGTTCAACGGAGGACCATACACCATGCAGCCTATGTACACACCTGCATTGAACTACAACACTGAATTTCCACAACTTGGATCTACTCATAGGCCTCAGATTTCTCCTGAACACCAACCTCGGCCACTCCCTCAACATCTGCCTGGGCCATGGGCTGGACCATCAACCCCTACAGGAATTGGGTATGGCCATCCAGAGACAATGATGACAGCATTCAATCCTAATCATGTCAGTGCCCGCTCCACATCTGCCATATACCTGCATTCCTCTCAGTACCCTTGTCAGCAGCCAGGAATGCCCTTCATCCATCCTCATGAACAAGTTCACCAACCTTTTTCACAG TCTCATCAACAGCAACCTGATGCAAGTTTTGGATTAGCCCGGCCCCGATGA
- the LOC132183973 gene encoding uncharacterized protein LOC132183973 isoform X2: MEQDVEKFIRDPTQQQFEFPQLPTSYLRLAAHRVAQHYSLQSMVLLDNSLPDGTGSRIIVRKTSECRLPLIRLADIPINLPSEESGVIKVAIKQRPQKRSQTVNNANSNSLKSGNSKSVEERKEEYNRARARIFNSSNSISSVVSGKPENEPRLPENSQHGYLGIPRIEEKSVSAITDVNSSRGLIDSSTSSSRSARSRTEKEPPIGRNKPNSRVAIFRDREVDRKDPDYDRNYDRYLQRFDPGFGFNGGPYTMQPMYTPALNYNTEFPQLGSTHRPQISPEHQPRPLPQHLPGPWAGPSTPTGIGYGHPETMMTAFNPNHVSARSTSAIYLHSSQYPCQQPGMPFIHPHEQVHQPFSQSHQQQPDASFGLARPR; the protein is encoded by the exons ATGGAGCAAGATGTTGAAAAGTTTATTCGTGATCCTACTCAACAGCAATTTGAGTTCCCACAGCTGCCTACATCCTATTTACGGTTGGCTGCACACCGTGTGGCACAGCATTACTCGCTGCAGTCAATGGTTTTATTGGACAATAGTTTGCCTGACGGTACAGGTTCCAGAATTATTGTTCGCAAAACTTCTGAGTGCCGGCTTCCTCTGATTCGACTTGCAGATATCCCTATCAATTTACCATCAGAAGAGAGTGGTGTTATTAAGGTTGCAATCAAACAGAGACCACAGAAACGGTCACAGACTGTCAACAATGCAAATTCAAATTCTTTAAAGTCGGGCAATTCCAAAAGCGTCgaggaaagaaaagaggagtATAACAGGGCTCGTGCTAGAATATTTAACTCCAGTAATAGTATTAGCAGTGTTGTAAGTGGGAAACCGGAAAATGAACCAAGGCTGCCGGAGAATTCCCAGCATGGTTACTTGGGGATTCCGAGGATAGAAGAGAAATCTGTTTCGGCCATTACTGATGTAAATTCTAGTAGAGGTCTGATCGATTCTTCGACAAGTAGCAGTAGATCAGCTAGAAGTAGAACAGAGAAGGAGCCACCAATTGGTCGGAACAAACCAAATAGTAGGGTGGCTATATTTAGGGACCGTGAGGTTGATCGTAAGGATCCTGATTATGATCGGAATTATGACAG GTATTTGCAAAGATTTGATCCTGGGTTTGGGTTCAACGGAGGACCATACACCATGCAGCCTATGTACACACCTGCATTGAACTACAACACTGAATTTCCACAACTTGGATCTACTCATAGGCCTCAGATTTCTCCTGAACACCAACCTCGGCCACTCCCTCAACATCTGCCTGGGCCATGGGCTGGACCATCAACCCCTACAGGAATTGGGTATGGCCATCCAGAGACAATGATGACAGCATTCAATCCTAATCATGTCAGTGCCCGCTCCACATCTGCCATATACCTGCATTCCTCTCAGTACCCTTGTCAGCAGCCAGGAATGCCCTTCATCCATCCTCATGAACAAGTTCACCAACCTTTTTCACAG TCTCATCAACAGCAACCTGATGCAAGTTTTGGATTAGCCCGGCCCCGATGA